A genomic stretch from Xenopus laevis strain J_2021 chromosome 6S, Xenopus_laevis_v10.1, whole genome shotgun sequence includes:
- the ccn3.S gene encoding CCN family member 3-like gives MTPHLALCFILLIQQVASQKCPSQCDQCPEEPPSCAPSVLLILDGCACCPVCARQEGESCSHLNPCQEDKGLYCEFNADPRMETGTCMALEGNSCVFDGVVYRNRESFQPSCKYHCTCLNGHIGCVPRCNLDLLLPSPDCPFPRRVKVPGECCEKWVCDSKEEMAIGGFAMAAYRPEATLGMESSDPSFACIAQTTEWSACSKTCGMGVSSRVTNRNARCEMQKQIRLCMVRPCEEEPGWHIEKKGKKCVRVRKTSKPIHFHYKNCTSVQQYKPKFCGQCSDGRCCTPHTTKTMNVEFVCPQKRIIKKPVMVISTCVCHYNCPQDSSLLQVDNARFPGLISNLHV, from the exons ATGACTCCCCACCTCGCTCTCTGCTTCATCCTCCTCATACAGCAA GTGGCGTCACAGAAATGCCCGTCCCAGTGTGACCAGTGTCCCGAGGAACCGCCCAGCTGTGCACCCTCTGTGCTACTTATACTAGATGGTTGTGCCTGCTGCCCAGTGTGTGCCAGACAGGAGGGAGAGAGCTGCTCTCATCTGAACCCCTGCCAAGAGGACAAAGGACTTTACTGTGAATTTAACGCAGATCCCAGGATGGAAACTGGCACTTGCATGG CTCTGGAAGGCAACAGCTGTGTCTTTGATGGGGTGGTGTATCGGAATAGAGAGAGCTTCCAGCCCAGCTGTAAATACCATTGCACTTGCCTGAATGGCCATATTGGCTGCGTGCCCCGCTGTAACCTGGACTTGCTGCTTCCCAGCCCAGACTGCCCTTTTCCAAGGAGAGTAAAGGTGCCCGGAGAATGCTGTGAGAAGTGGGTTTGTGATTCCAAAGAGGAGATGGCGATCGGCGGCTTTGCCATGGCCG CTTACAGACCAGAAGCCACTCTTGGGATGGAGTCCTCAGACCCGAGCTTTGCGTGTATTGCACAGACCACAGAATGGAGTGCTTGCTCCAAGACGTGCGGAATGGGTGTTTCCTCTAGGGTGACCAACCGCAACGCTCGCTGTGAGATGCAGAAACAGATCCGCTTGTGCATGGTGAGGCCTTGTGAAGAGGAGCCTGGCTGGCACATTGAGAAG AAAGGGAAGAAGTGCGTGAGAGTAAGAAAGACAAGCAAACCCATCCACTTCCATTACAAGAACTGCACCAGCGTCCAGCAGTACAAGCCCAAGTTCTGCGGCCAGTGTAGTGACGGGCGGTGCTGCACTCCTCACACCACCAAGACCATGAACGTAGAGTTTGTGTGTCCTCAGAAACGGATCATCAAGAAACCAGTCATGGTGATCAGTACATGCGTGTGCCATTACAACTGCCCGCAGGACAGCAGTCTGCTTCAGGTGGATAACGCAAGGTTTCCTGGGCTGATATCCAACTTACATGTATAG